ATTTTTATAAAATATTACTGTTTATACCACCTGTTTTAGGTTTTAACCACTTGCATGCCCAACAAAAAAACGCCAGAGATACGTTGCAGCTCGATAGCGTAATTATTAAAGAAAACCGGCTTAAGCATTTACCCAATGTAATTGGCACCTACATTTTTGCAGGCAAAAAAACAAACCTGTTGTTTCCTGATGAAGGCAAAGCAAACCTGGCCAATAACAACGTCCGTATGACTTTTGTCAAAGTACCGGGATTAAATGTTTGGGAAATGGATGGCGCTGGCTTGCAAATCAATATAGGTACCAGAGGTACCGACGTGCACCGTTCAATTGAGGTTAATATGCGTCAAAATGGATACAATACCAACTCAGACGTATTTGGATATCCCGAAAACCATTATAATGTACCCTTCCAGGCTATCAGCGAAATTCAATATGTACGCGGCTCCGCTGCCTTACAATTTGGCAGCCAGTTTGGTGGGATGGTGAATTATAAGATTAAAGAGGGCGACAGTACCAAAGTGTTTGGCTTTGAGACCGAACAGAGCGCCGGTTCCAACCGTTTTTTTAACTCCTATAACGCTATTGGCGGTAAAGTAGGTAAGATAAGCTATTATGCATTTTATTCGGCCCGTACCGGTGATGGATGGCGCCCCGATGCCGCTTTTAACTATCGGGCTTATTATGCCAACATCAAATACCAATTTAACAGTAAAGGTAGCCTCGCACTACAATTTTCGCGCTCAGATTACCGGCAACAAATTGCAGGTGGTTTAACCGACAATCAGTTTAATGCCAACAACAGGCAATCTACCCGTTTCCGTAATTTCTTTAATCCCGAAATTAATATCCCGGCGTTACTGTTTAACTACGCCTTTAACAGCAATACCAGATTGGAGGTAACCTCTCATGTACTATTTGGTCAGCGTAACAGTGTACAATTCATCAATACACCTAATGTGCCAGACACGGTTAATACCAAACTAAACACCTATAACCCACGCCAGGTTGATCGTGATTATTATGCAGGCTTCACCACCGAAGCCCGTTTGCTACATAGCTATAAGCTAGGCGATCTGAAAAGCACCTTCACCACCGGTGTACGATATTTTGAGGAAACAACCAAGCGCAAACAAAAAGGTGTTGGCACTACCGGAACCGACTTTGACCTAAGTCTGGTTAAACCATACGGCATCGACCTGAGGTTACACAGTTTAAACTACGCTGCTTTTGCCGAAAACATATTCCAGATAACACCGGCATTTACCATAACTCCAGGTGTACGATACGAGGTGATTAAAACTACCACATCGGGCGTCATCAATAATGCCAGCTTCCCGATAGGTTATAAAGGTAACCGCAACTACCCGCTTTTTGGTACAGGTCTTCAATACGAATTTAGCAACGGCAGCCAATTATACGGTAATTTTTCGCAGGCTTACCGCCCGTATCTATATGCGGCCGTTACCCCTGCCGATCAGCTTACTGTTATTGATCCTAACATCAAAGACAGCCGGGGTTATGATATCGACCTGGGGTACCGTGGCCGCATAAGCAATATATTTAATTTTGATGTTAATGGCTTTTACGTACGTTATAATAATCGCGCAGGTACACTAACCCAAACCGATGCCAACAATGTAACCCACCTGTTTATGACCAACATTGGCGATGCTGTTGCCAAAGGCATAGAGGCCTACACCGAAGTATCAATGATCAGATCATTTAATGAACATGCCGGAAGCGATTTGCGGTTGTTTAACTCACTGGCTTATACCCATGGTCGTTATATCAACGGATCTATCAATCAATCGGGTAAAAATATCAGCCTAAAAAACAATTATACCGAAAGTACACCTGATTGGATAAACCGCACAGGTTTAACATTTTTAAGCGGGCATGTGAGCAGCACACTACAGTACAGCTACACCAGTAAAAGTTTCAGCGATGCCAATAATACCGTATTTAATCCAACCGGCGCTACGGGTTTGGTACCAGCTTACCATGTGGTTGACTGGGCATTAAACTTTAACTTTCTCAAAAATTATCATCTTACTGCAAACGTTAATAACCTGTTTAACGCCAAATATTTTACACGCCGTATCAATATGTACCCAGGTCCCGGAATTTTACCAGCCGACGGCCGTACATTTAATATTGGCTTCGGTATGAAGCTATAGATACAAAAACGGCCTTTCAAACTATATTTGAAGGGCCGTTTTGACAATAAGTATTTTCATGTAAACCAGAAGATTAAAAGCAAAAAGCATCTCCTGTTATTAGTGCCTTTTTTCTTGATTCCAATATTTCTATTTTTTTTTATAAATCTATTGCAATATGTCGTTTTACCACTTCACTAAGTTCGGTCAGGTCAAATGGTTTCTGGATATATCCATCAGCCTCGCCGGCCTGGGCAATTTCTTTTAAATTATTAACCGCCGAAACAAGGATCACCGGTATATGCCTGGTAGTTGGGTTATTTTTCAATGCCTTGCTTAACTGTTGCCCGCTTAAATCACTCGTCCAGTCGGTAAGCCAGTTATCGAGCAATATCAGATCGGGTTCCAGGTCGTTTACTTTTTTCAGTATCCTGGCATTATCAGAGGCTATTACTTCATAGCCCTCCTCTTCCAGTACGTACACAATGGTATCCCTGATGTCTTTATCGTCTTCGATCACTAAGATTTTTTTCGCCATAAAACCCATAACTTAAGAATGAATAGCACATGCTTTAATTATAATTAAATAAATTAATTATAAGCACACTATAATCTACCAAAACATAAACACATGACATGCTACCTTTTGTTTTGAAAAAGAGGGATTTATACAAAAAATATTTTTCCTGTTAGCTATGATAGCAAATACGGCAGCGGGGTTCATAACTTTCCTGTTCACCCAGGAGTATTTTGGCTTCATCGGGCACTAAACGGTACGAATAAAGCGCCGGGTTACCACACCTTACACATACAGCGTGTAATTTGGTAACCGATTCGGCAATGGCCATAATGGCCGGCATCGGGCCGAATGGACGACCCTTAAAATCCATATCCAACCCCGCAA
This window of the Mucilaginibacter inviolabilis genome carries:
- a CDS encoding response regulator — its product is MAKKILVIEDDKDIRDTIVYVLEEEGYEVIASDNARILKKVNDLEPDLILLDNWLTDWTSDLSGQQLSKALKNNPTTRHIPVILVSAVNNLKEIAQAGEADGYIQKPFDLTELSEVVKRHIAIDL
- a CDS encoding TonB-dependent receptor family protein — encoded protein: MNNFYKILLFIPPVLGFNHLHAQQKNARDTLQLDSVIIKENRLKHLPNVIGTYIFAGKKTNLLFPDEGKANLANNNVRMTFVKVPGLNVWEMDGAGLQINIGTRGTDVHRSIEVNMRQNGYNTNSDVFGYPENHYNVPFQAISEIQYVRGSAALQFGSQFGGMVNYKIKEGDSTKVFGFETEQSAGSNRFFNSYNAIGGKVGKISYYAFYSARTGDGWRPDAAFNYRAYYANIKYQFNSKGSLALQFSRSDYRQQIAGGLTDNQFNANNRQSTRFRNFFNPEINIPALLFNYAFNSNTRLEVTSHVLFGQRNSVQFINTPNVPDTVNTKLNTYNPRQVDRDYYAGFTTEARLLHSYKLGDLKSTFTTGVRYFEETTKRKQKGVGTTGTDFDLSLVKPYGIDLRLHSLNYAAFAENIFQITPAFTITPGVRYEVIKTTTSGVINNASFPIGYKGNRNYPLFGTGLQYEFSNGSQLYGNFSQAYRPYLYAAVTPADQLTVIDPNIKDSRGYDIDLGYRGRISNIFNFDVNGFYVRYNNRAGTLTQTDANNVTHLFMTNIGDAVAKGIEAYTEVSMIRSFNEHAGSDLRLFNSLAYTHGRYINGSINQSGKNISLKNNYTESTPDWINRTGLTFLSGHVSSTLQYSYTSKSFSDANNTVFNPTGATGLVPAYHVVDWALNFNFLKNYHLTANVNNLFNAKYFTRRINMYPGPGILPADGRTFNIGFGMKL